One segment of Carya illinoinensis cultivar Pawnee chromosome 1, C.illinoinensisPawnee_v1, whole genome shotgun sequence DNA contains the following:
- the LOC122279267 gene encoding uncharacterized ATP-dependent helicase C29A10.10c-like, which yields MKEMSTKAKKKQEIPGRSLIDLVLSWSIRDVLNKNLYEGQVKTVPLTFSSVNDYMKSLSIPLIKEMHAGLLASISTVSQAPICKIVSVKNSKDYFYSIGLPAVWQFNNCKETYQPQNGDLIAITDVKPKSVEDLDRPSRSYVVAYVHKVIEGGLITLSVLSSQPILVEEQKSQNKQTLYAVFLTNMTTNIRIWRALNSQLEGGNLNFIQKVLNPKSTDDAENPTLYFSDEKCRTAFVDMSARIRSSDLNESQKDAVLSCLVSRECSKEKNTINLIWGPPGTGKTKTVAFLLFSLLKMKCRVLTCAPTNTAVLEVTQRLLKNVRESFEYVAYGLGDVVLYGNGQRMNITDNHDLLDVFLDNRIEILSQCLVPSGWKDGLQSMICLLKDPKKEYKRYLKDRKVNEEEEKKQKGVSENEGTSENQGSKNKGQGSNIKGQSSKDKKSVKFQKQVVQASNKNKSKKTTKGMVPSENEKKLKHKEKDSGGCSSQVVNDNSLTFGEFLKGSFNRIVEHLKFCIVNLCTHLPTSFISLGVVKNMAKALDVLKSLEALLRSASVEDKGVEQAFTKKLGGGLGHLEELRLAKNECLRILGLLPKEFSFPGNITMKYAMKDFCLANARLIFCTASSSAKLYRKKMNPLELLIIDEAAQLKECESTIPLQLPGLRHVVLIGDERQLPAMVQSKVAETAEFGRSLFQRLVLLGHKRNLLNVQHRMHPSISLFPNREFYDQQIWDGDNAKGKSHERRFLRGKMYGSYSFINVAHGKEEFDNNHSHKNMVEAAVVYEIVSSLVKVYRNKKVNVGIISPYKAQVDTISEKVKKLNTGSNGNLTISVRSVDGFQGGEEDVIIISTVRSNVNGAVGFLSDRQRANVALTRARHCLWIVGNGATLNNSGTVWTELVIDAKRRGCFYNADEDKSLAKAITAALIKQDQMGTLLNNDSFLFRKTRWKVFFSNDFLESMSRLKNTEVLSLLVNLANGWRQPPRKKKLFAHHGPSSSLLEQYQVNGSLILVWTVDIVKQNAYYIQILKIWDILPLSKMSQLANRLDVLFGSYTVDMMNCRKHKCIDRDLVVPMKWLIGSSSCPEANPVQSLLEPLASLSLRDDPETSFPTYW from the exons ATGAAGGAGATGAGCACTAAGGCGAAGAAGAAGCAAGAAATTCCGGGCAGAAGCTTAATCGATTTGGTATTGTCCTGGTCTATCAGGGATGTCCTCAATAAAAATCTTTATGAAGGCCAG GTGAAAACGGTCCCACTGACATTCTCATCGGTTAACGATTACATGAAGTCATTAAGCATTCCACTTATCAAGGAAATGCATGCTGGCTTGTTGGCAAGCATTTCAACAGTGTCTCAAGCACCTATTTGTAAAATAGTTTCTGTCAAAAactcaaaagattatttttACAGCATTGGGCTACCAGCAGTGTGGCAATTCAATAATTGTAAAGAGACGTATCAGCCTCAGAACGGAGACCTCATTGCAATAACAGATGTAAAACCAAAATCTGTTGAGGATTTAGACAGACCCAGCAGATCCTATGTCGTTGCTTATGTTCACAAGGTGATAGAAGGAGGACTAATTACACTCTCTGTATTGTCCTCACAGCCCATCTTGGTTGAAGAACAAAAGAGCCAGAACAAACAAACTCTTTATGCCGTTTTCCTAACAAACATGACCACGAATATCCGCATCTGGAGAGCATTGAACTCTCAACTGGAAGGTGGGAACTTGAACTTCATTCAAAAAGTGCTGAACCCTAAATCTACT GATGATGCTGAAAATCCAACTCTCTACTTCTCTGATGAGAAATGTAGAACTGCCTTTGTAGATATGAGTGCCAGAATCAGGTCTTCTGATTTAAATGAGTCCCAAAAAGATGCAGTTCTTAGCTGTTTGGTTTCTAGGGAATGCAGTAAGGAGAAGAATACTATCAATCTAATATGGGGACCCCCAGGGACTGGGAAAACCAAGACGGTTGCTTTCTTACTGTTTTCTCTCCTAAAAATGAAATGCAGAGTGCTTACATGTGCCCCGACCAATACTGCAGTTTTGGAAGTGACTCAGCGGCTTCTAAAGAATGTTAGAGAGTCCTTTGAATATGTTGCTTATGGGCTTGGGGATGTAGTTTTATACGGAAATGGGCAGCGGATGAATATTACTGATAATCATGACCTTCTCGATGTATTCCTTGATAACCGAATTGAGATACTATCTCAATGCTTAGTTCCATCCGGTTGGAAAGATGGTTTACAATCAATGATTTGTTTGCTCAAGGACCCCAAAAAGGAATACAAGCGCTACTTGAAAGACAGAAAAGTGAacgaagaggaggagaaaaAACAGAAAGGAGTGTCTGAAAATGAGGGGACTAGTGAGAATCAAGGAAGTAAAAACAAGGGTCAAGGAAGTAACATCAAGGGTCAGTCCTCTAAGGATAAGAAGAGCGTGAAATTTCAGAAGCAAGTTGTTCAGGcctcaaataaaaacaaaagcaagaaaACGACGAAAGGGATGGTGCCTTCTGAGAATGAAAAGAAACTAAAGCATAAGGAGAAAGACAGTGGGGGTTGTTCTTCACAAGTTGTGAATGACAATTCTTTGACGTTTGGGGAGTTTCTAAAGGGGAGTTTCAATCGCATTGTAGAGCATCTGAAGTTTTGTATTGTAAATTTGTGTACGCACTTACCAACTTCTTTTATTTCACTAGGAGTGGTAAAGAACATGGCAAAAGCTCTTGATGTTCTCAAATCTCTCGAAGCTTTGCTGCGTTCTGCTAGTGTTGAGGACAAAGGAGTAGAACAAGCCTTCACCAAAAAATTAGGAGGCGGTCTCGGTCACTTGGAAGAGTTGAGACTTGCGAAAAACGAGTGCCTTCGCATACTTGGATTACTTCCTAAAGAATTCTCTTTCCCGGGGAATATTACTATGAAGTATGCAATGAAAGATTTCTGCCTTGCAAATGCACGTCTGATTTTCTGCACTGCATCAAGCTCTGCTAAATTGtacagaaaaaaaatgaatcctCTGGAACTATTAATTATAGACGAAGCTGCTCAGCTCAAGGAATGTGAATCGACCATTCCTTTACAACTTCCAGGTCTCCGACATGTAGTGCTTATTGGGGATGAGCGACAACTGCCTGCGATGGTTCAAAGCAAG GTTGCTGAGACTGCTGAATTTGGAAGAAGCTTGTTCCAAAGGCTGGTTTTGCTAGGACACAAGAGAAACCTTCTCAATGTGCAGCACAGGATGCATCCATCCATAAGCCTATTTCCGAATCGGGAGTTCTATGACCAACAGATTTGGGATGGAGACAATGCCAAAGGAAAAAGCCACGAGAGGCGTTTCCTTCGGGGGAAGATGTACGGTTCATACTCTTTCATAAATGTAGCACATGGAAAAGAGGAATTTGATAACAACCATAGCCATAAAAATATGGTTGAGGCTGCTGTGGTGTATGAGATAGTTTCAAGCCTTGTCAAAG TTTACAGGAATAAGAAGGTTAATGTTGGTATCATCTCACCATACAAGGCACAAGTGGATACAATATCAGAGAAggtcaaaaaattaaatacaggCTCTAATGGTAACCTCACCATTAGTGTTCGCTCTGTAGATGGGTTCCAGGGTGGTGAGGAGGATGTTATAATTATTTCTACTGTCAGAAGTAATGTGAATGGAGCAGTAGGTTTTCTTTCCGATCGTCAGAGAGCAAATGTGGCACTAACACGTGCGCG GCATTGCCTTTGGATAGTGGGAAATGGGGCGACTTTAAATAACAGTGGCACTGTTTGGACGGAACTAGTCATTGATGCAAAGAGAAGAGGGTGTTTCTATAATGCCGATGAAGACAAGAGCTTGGCTAAGGCTATTACAGCTGCCTTGATTAAGCAGGACCAAATGGGGACTTTACTCAACAATGACTCTTTTCTGTTCAGAAAAACTAGATGGAAG gtcTTCTTCAGCAATGATTTTTTGGAATCTATGTCTAGACTAAAAAACACTGAGGTGCTTTCTTTATTGGTGAATCTTGCAAATGGTTGGCGTCAGCCTCCTCGGAAGAAAAAACTCTTTGCTCATCATGGACCTTCTTCTTCACTATTAGAGCAGTACCAGGTCAATGGGTCACTGATTCTTGTTTGGACTGTAGACATTGTCAAGCAAAATGCATATTACATTCAGATTTTGAAGATCTGGGACATATTGCCATTATCCAAAATGTCACAATTAGCAAATCGTCTTGATGTCTTATTTGGGAGTTACACAGTGGATATGATGAATTGCCGCAAACACAAATGTATTGACAG GGATTTAGTTGTTCCGATGAAATGGCTGATTGGCTCAAGTAGTTGTCCTGAAGCTAATCCTGTGCAGTCATTGTTAGAACCGTTAGCTTCACTCAGTCTGAGGGATGATCCAGAAACATCCTTTCCAACTTATTG GTGA